In a single window of the Renibacterium salmoninarum ATCC 33209 genome:
- a CDS encoding acyltransferase domain-containing protein, whose product MEKVSMESASPDSDSAEYVDWLITLANIHDEDLAEVRELLLRTPDAAVEETLMVLRSRLGVFDPPDVISTKDELVWLEALLRFLPEQLAWYQSRGIPEAILRATVADIDRHVAISRTTKGRFSLDTWKWLTEHATGTLYQLGRLQFQLISGPAQIPGLKPEEAILGAHIPQEGPILPAAVSDSLAQAAKFFQQYFPENPVRFANCISWLLDPYLAKHLDPRSNIGQFAGRFESYDLPLDSPGDAMYFTFRIRDAQSTQNLPRETALQRLVLDRIESGGTWQVGRGYLTLPALAGIS is encoded by the coding sequence ATGGAAAAGGTCTCGATGGAAAGCGCCTCGCCAGACAGTGACTCAGCAGAGTATGTCGATTGGCTGATAACACTTGCCAACATTCATGACGAAGACCTTGCTGAGGTACGCGAGCTTTTACTCCGGACACCGGATGCGGCAGTAGAAGAGACGCTCATGGTGCTGCGCTCTCGTCTGGGCGTTTTCGATCCACCTGACGTAATTAGCACAAAGGACGAATTGGTTTGGTTGGAAGCCTTGCTACGGTTTCTGCCCGAGCAATTGGCTTGGTACCAGAGCCGCGGTATTCCAGAGGCGATTTTGCGAGCGACCGTGGCAGACATTGACCGACACGTTGCTATTTCACGAACCACTAAAGGTCGATTCAGCCTGGACACTTGGAAATGGCTTACTGAGCATGCAACAGGCACCTTGTATCAGCTGGGCCGACTGCAATTTCAACTAATTTCCGGACCCGCGCAGATCCCCGGGCTAAAGCCGGAAGAAGCCATTCTTGGCGCGCATATCCCGCAAGAAGGACCGATTCTTCCCGCGGCAGTTTCTGATTCTTTGGCTCAGGCCGCGAAGTTTTTCCAACAATATTTCCCGGAGAATCCAGTCCGCTTCGCCAATTGCATTTCGTGGCTTTTGGACCCGTACTTAGCTAAACATCTTGACCCACGCTCCAATATCGGGCAGTTTGCTGGGCGCTTCGAAAGTTACGACCTGCCCTTAGATTCACCAGGCGACGCCATGTACTTCACTTTTCGAATTCGAGACGCACAAAGCACGCAAAATTTGCCTCGTGAAACCGCGCTACAGCGACTGGTTCTGGACCGGATTGAATCCGGAGGCACTTGGCAAGTAGGTCGCGGGTACCTAACCCTGCCTGCCCTTGCCGGGATTAGCTAG